The sequence below is a genomic window from Rudanella lutea DSM 19387.
CGACGAACACATTGGTTATGTAATCACCGACATTGCCAAGGAGTACGACGAAGATGTGGTTGCTGAACTGCGGAATGTGGAAAACACGATTAAGTTTAGGCTACTTTACTAAAGAGTGAAAGAGCGAAAGAGTGAAAGAGCGCGGGAGCTACTTCACTCTTTCGCTCTTTCACTCTTTCGCTTTTTATGAAATACACCTACTTCACTCCCGGCCCGGCCGAACTTTACCCCACGTTTGCTGCCCATTTGCAAACGGCAATGGATGAGCAGTTGGGCTCCATTTCGCACCGGAGCGCCCGGTTCCGGGATATTTACCGGCATACCGATGAGCAGCTACGGGCGTTGATGAATATTCCGGCTACGCACGGGATCTTCTTCACGGGCTCGGCCTCGGAGGTGTGGGAGCGGCTGTTGCTCAACTGCGTAGAGCACGAGAGTTTTCATTTGGTTAATGGGTCGTTCTCGCGGAAGTTTTATGACTACGCGCAGTCGCTGCACAAGTTTGCCCACTTGCAGGAAAAACCCCTGGGTGAAGGATTCGATGCGGCCGAGGTAGACATACCCGAATACGCTGAGCTGGTTTGCCTGACGCACAACGAAACATCGGCGGGTGTGCAGATGCGCCCCGCCGACATGCACAAGCTGAAGCGGAAGTACGCTCAAAAGCTGTTCTGCGTGGATATGGTGTCGTCGGCACCGTACCCGGATCTGGATTTTGGTCTGATCGATTCGGCGTATTTCTCGGTGCAGAAAGCCTTTGGGATGCCCGCCGGTTTGGGGGTCTGGATTGCGAGTCAGGCCTGCCTCGAAAAGGCTGAGCGGCTTCAGCGGTACGATTCGCTCACGATTGGGGCCCATCACAATTTGCCGACGCTCTGGAAAAATTACCAGACCTTTGAAACCCCGGCTACCCCCAATGTTCTGGGCATTTATCTGCTGGGCAAAATTGCCGAAGACCTCAACCGGATCGGGATTGAAACGGTGCGTAAGGAGACCGAAGAGAAAGCCCGGATACTGTACCGGTTTGCCGAAAGCAGCGACCGCTACACGCCCTTTGTGCAGCAGGAGCGCCATCGCTCGCAAACGGTTGTGGTGCTAAACACCGACGGACCGGCCAAAGGGGTAATGGAAGCCGCCAGGCAGCAGGGGATGATCATTGGCAG
It includes:
- a CDS encoding aminotransferase class V-fold PLP-dependent enzyme, which codes for MKYTYFTPGPAELYPTFAAHLQTAMDEQLGSISHRSARFRDIYRHTDEQLRALMNIPATHGIFFTGSASEVWERLLLNCVEHESFHLVNGSFSRKFYDYAQSLHKFAHLQEKPLGEGFDAAEVDIPEYAELVCLTHNETSAGVQMRPADMHKLKRKYAQKLFCVDMVSSAPYPDLDFGLIDSAYFSVQKAFGMPAGLGVWIASQACLEKAERLQRYDSLTIGAHHNLPTLWKNYQTFETPATPNVLGIYLLGKIAEDLNRIGIETVRKETEEKARILYRFAESSDRYTPFVQQERHRSQTVVVLNTDGPAKGVMEAARQQGMIIGSGYGKLKETQIRIANFPAVSAEQVSELIKVMQK